In the genome of Anabrus simplex isolate iqAnaSimp1 chromosome 6, ASM4041472v1, whole genome shotgun sequence, one region contains:
- the LOC137501239 gene encoding histone H2B, producing MPPKTSGKAAKKAGKAQKNISKGDKKKKRKRKESYAIYIYKVLKQVHPDTGISSKAMSIMNSFVNDIFERIAAEASRLAHYNKRSTITSREIQTAVRLLLPGELAKHAVSEGTKAVTKYTSSK from the coding sequence atgcctcctaagactagcggaaaggccgccaagaaagccggcaaggcccagaagaacatctccaagggagataagaagaagaagcgcaagaggaaggagagctacgccatctacatctacaaagtacttaaacaggtacaccctgatactggcatctccagcaaggcgatgagcatcatgaacagcttcgtcaacgacatcttcgaacgTATCGCCGCTgaagcttcccgtctggcccactacaacaagcgctccaccatcactagtcgggagatccagactgccgtccgtctcttgctgcccggagagctggccaagcacgccgtcagcgagggcaccaaagcagtcaccaaatacaccagctccaagtaa